A stretch of Halomonas elongata DSM 2581 DNA encodes these proteins:
- a CDS encoding acyl-CoA thioesterase yields the protein MTEHALPGQHELTMTVLMTPDMANFSGKVHGGAILKKLDEVAYACASRYSGHYVVTLSVDQVRFKQPIHVGELVTFLASINHVGRSSMEVGIKVVAEDIQNKLIRHTNSCYLTMVAVDEAGKPARVPPLELKTPVQQLRHEKAALRKKLRKQAEEEEERQTLAAHTTGE from the coding sequence ATGACCGAACACGCGCTACCCGGTCAGCACGAACTCACCATGACCGTGCTGATGACTCCCGACATGGCCAACTTCAGCGGCAAGGTCCATGGCGGCGCCATTCTCAAGAAGCTCGATGAAGTCGCCTATGCCTGCGCCAGCCGGTATTCGGGCCATTACGTCGTGACACTGTCGGTGGACCAGGTGCGCTTCAAGCAGCCGATTCACGTCGGCGAGCTGGTCACCTTTCTGGCCAGCATCAACCATGTGGGACGCTCATCGATGGAAGTCGGCATCAAGGTGGTGGCCGAGGACATCCAGAACAAGCTGATTCGTCACACCAACAGCTGTTATCTGACCATGGTCGCGGTGGATGAGGCAGGCAAGCCGGCTCGCGTTCCACCCCTGGAACTGAAAACGCCGGTGCAACAGTTGCGGCATGAAAAGGCGGCATTGCGCAAGAAGCTGCGCAAGCAGGCCGAAGAAGAGGAAGAGCGGCAGACCCTGGCAGCGCACACTACCGGGGAATGA
- a CDS encoding Dps family protein: MSDTNSIGLHSGSASQLAERLNALLANYQIFYMNVRGYHWNVKGENFFELHTKFEEFYTDLLAKVDEVAERILTLGHQPVHAYSDYFRLASIEEEKSVHDGEACVRGVVKGYQTLIELQREILSLASDADDEGTSSLVSDYIREQEKTIWMLNAYLG; encoded by the coding sequence ATGAGCGACACCAACAGCATCGGCCTGCATTCCGGCAGCGCCAGCCAGCTTGCCGAACGACTCAATGCTCTGCTGGCCAACTACCAGATCTTCTACATGAACGTGCGCGGCTATCACTGGAACGTGAAGGGCGAGAACTTCTTCGAACTGCACACCAAGTTCGAGGAGTTCTACACCGACCTGCTGGCCAAGGTCGACGAAGTCGCCGAACGTATCCTGACCCTCGGCCATCAGCCGGTACACGCCTACAGCGACTACTTCCGCCTGGCCAGCATCGAGGAAGAAAAGAGCGTTCATGATGGCGAAGCCTGCGTGCGCGGCGTGGTCAAGGGTTACCAGACGCTGATCGAGCTGCAGCGCGAGATCCTGTCGCTGGCTTCCGACGCCGACGACGAGGGTACGTCCTCTCTGGTCAGCGATTATATTCGCGAGCAGGAGAAGACGATCTGGATGTTGAACGCCTATCTCGGCTAA
- the coaD gene encoding pantetheine-phosphate adenylyltransferase produces MNTAVYPGTFDPITNGHYDLIERAARLFDHIVVAIASSPGKAPTLDIDARIALARKVVEQHDNVEVVGFSGLLTEFMRQRQARILLRGLRAVSDFEYELQLANMNRAQMPELETVFLTPEVENSYISSTLVREIARLGGDVSQHVHPEVAEALKNRYNT; encoded by the coding sequence ATGAACACTGCCGTTTATCCCGGAACCTTCGACCCCATCACCAACGGCCACTACGACCTGATCGAGCGCGCGGCGCGCCTGTTCGATCACATTGTGGTGGCCATCGCCTCCAGTCCCGGCAAGGCGCCGACTCTGGATATCGACGCCCGAATCGCCCTGGCTCGCAAGGTGGTGGAACAGCACGACAACGTCGAAGTGGTCGGCTTCTCGGGCCTGCTCACCGAGTTCATGCGCCAACGCCAGGCCCGCATCCTGCTGCGCGGCCTGCGCGCGGTCTCCGACTTCGAGTACGAACTGCAGTTGGCCAACATGAACCGAGCCCAGATGCCGGAGCTTGAGACCGTCTTCCTGACGCCGGAAGTGGAAAACTCCTACATTTCCTCCACCCTGGTGCGCGAAATCGCGCGCCTCGGGGGAGATGTATCGCAGCATGTCCATCCCGAGGTCGCCGAAGCGCTCAAGAATCGCTACAATACCTGA
- a CDS encoding YfhL family 4Fe-4S dicluster ferredoxin, which translates to MALMITDECINCDVCEPECPNDAISPGEEIYIIDPNRCTECVGHYDEPQCQQVCPVDCIPLDPERQESRDELMEKYRLITAA; encoded by the coding sequence ATGGCCCTGATGATCACCGACGAATGCATCAACTGCGACGTCTGCGAACCCGAATGCCCCAATGACGCCATCTCGCCGGGGGAAGAGATCTATATCATCGACCCCAACCGCTGCACCGAGTGCGTCGGCCACTACGACGAACCGCAGTGCCAGCAGGTCTGCCCGGTCGACTGCATTCCCCTCGACCCGGAGCGCCAGGAAAGCCGGGACGAGCTGATGGAGAAATACCGGCTCATCACCGCGGCCTGA
- a CDS encoding HIT domain-containing protein, giving the protein MPEFEPDARLVDDTYPVTELPLCQLRLMDDTRFPWLVLVPRRAGISEVIELDEADQRQFWREATLVGSALKECLSGDKLNIATLGNVVAQLHLHVILRRHDDAAWPAPVWGHGQATPYDLDELATMRDLLLAELEAIDWQATT; this is encoded by the coding sequence ATGCCGGAATTCGAACCGGACGCCCGCCTGGTCGACGACACTTATCCCGTCACCGAACTCCCGCTCTGTCAGTTGCGACTGATGGACGATACCCGCTTCCCCTGGCTGGTACTGGTGCCACGCCGAGCCGGTATCAGCGAAGTCATCGAGCTCGACGAGGCCGACCAGCGCCAGTTCTGGCGCGAGGCGACCCTGGTGGGAAGCGCGCTGAAGGAGTGCCTGTCGGGCGACAAGCTCAACATCGCCACCCTGGGCAATGTGGTCGCTCAACTGCATCTGCATGTGATCCTGCGGCGCCATGACGACGCAGCCTGGCCGGCGCCGGTCTGGGGCCATGGCCAGGCCACGCCCTATGACCTGGACGAACTGGCCACCATGCGCGATCTCCTGCTTGCCGAGCTGGAAGCCATCGATTGGCAAGCCACGACCTAG
- the rmuC gene encoding DNA recombination protein RmuC yields the protein MNEAWLAESAWALPLGLGVLALVSLAWGLGQRRRHVAVSARLAERDAAVARLEQELTQSDAQLDGCRERLASVETALEQAQGQLAEQRERAARLETEREQAALRHREQLALLEEARERLKDEFHQLAGQVFDERQRTYSAQSRESLEALLKPFREQVDHFRRRVEELHGQEQRERGSLKAQLDQLAGLNAQLGEEAAGLARALKGDQKAQGNWGELILERVLERSGLRRDIEYRREVTLHDEQGRRRPDAIIYLPEDRHLIVDAKVSLSAWTRVVNAEDEAEREAAMRDHLQSLRSHVQGLAAKDYPRLSTLRSPDFVFLFVPVEPAFAAAFERDPTLFQDAFDRQVVMVSPTTLLASLRTVAGLWSLERQNENARLIGERAERLLSKFSGFVESLDEVGRHLERAGDSHRRAMRRLSTGQGSLVAQARELERLGVRMKKPLPDDLVRAADGEAPEASPERNDAAPKGGDDDQDR from the coding sequence ATGAACGAGGCATGGCTCGCGGAGTCTGCCTGGGCGCTGCCGCTCGGGCTGGGCGTGCTGGCGCTGGTGAGCCTGGCCTGGGGACTCGGCCAACGCCGCCGTCATGTGGCTGTCAGCGCTCGCCTGGCCGAGCGTGATGCCGCTGTGGCGCGGCTCGAGCAGGAACTGACCCAGAGCGACGCCCAACTGGATGGCTGTCGGGAGCGACTGGCCAGTGTCGAGACGGCGCTCGAGCAGGCCCAGGGGCAACTGGCCGAGCAGCGCGAACGGGCGGCACGCCTGGAGACGGAGCGCGAGCAGGCCGCGTTGCGGCACCGCGAACAGCTGGCGTTGCTGGAGGAGGCCCGCGAGCGCCTCAAGGACGAGTTCCACCAGCTCGCCGGCCAGGTCTTCGACGAGCGGCAGCGCACCTACAGCGCCCAGAGTCGCGAGAGTCTCGAGGCGCTGCTCAAGCCGTTCCGCGAGCAGGTCGACCACTTCCGTCGGCGTGTCGAGGAACTGCACGGCCAGGAGCAGCGCGAGCGCGGCTCGCTCAAGGCCCAACTGGATCAGCTCGCCGGCCTCAATGCCCAGCTCGGCGAAGAGGCCGCCGGGCTGGCCCGGGCGCTCAAGGGCGACCAGAAGGCTCAGGGCAACTGGGGCGAACTGATCCTCGAGCGGGTACTGGAACGCAGTGGCCTGCGCCGCGACATCGAATACCGGCGTGAGGTGACGCTGCACGATGAACAAGGACGGCGGCGGCCCGATGCGATCATCTACCTGCCGGAAGACCGCCACCTGATCGTCGATGCCAAGGTATCGCTCAGCGCCTGGACTCGGGTGGTCAATGCCGAGGACGAGGCCGAGCGGGAAGCGGCGATGCGCGATCATCTGCAGTCGCTGCGCTCGCACGTTCAGGGCCTGGCGGCCAAGGACTACCCGCGCCTGTCGACGCTGCGCTCCCCGGACTTCGTGTTCCTCTTCGTGCCGGTGGAGCCGGCCTTTGCGGCGGCTTTCGAGCGCGACCCGACCCTCTTCCAGGATGCCTTCGACCGCCAGGTGGTGATGGTCTCGCCGACCACTCTGCTGGCCAGCTTGCGCACCGTGGCGGGCCTGTGGAGCCTGGAACGGCAGAACGAAAACGCCCGCTTGATCGGCGAGCGTGCCGAACGCCTGCTGAGCAAGTTCAGCGGCTTTGTCGAGAGCCTGGACGAGGTCGGACGGCACCTGGAACGTGCCGGCGACAGCCATCGACGCGCCATGCGGCGATTGTCGACGGGGCAGGGCAGCCTGGTAGCCCAGGCCCGCGAACTCGAACGCCTGGGCGTGCGCATGAAGAAACCGCTGCCCGACGACCTGGTGCGTGCCGCCGACGGCGAAGCGCCGGAAGCATCCCCCGAACGCAACGACGCCGCCCCGAAAGGCGGCGACGATGATCAAGACCGGTGA
- a CDS encoding beta-ketoacyl synthase → MGGVNPAGRTSGHQAFRRTVLDALPEDEQAQTLLGLAAMMRLADAQADGAWHDADGHPIDAATLVERTRQRVLDHTLIRRIEDPRFNAEGLPANRRATLALDAPLTFRVRRRQLPDDLPPTWQVREIDRRNMEVTVPAGEMDVMLPETRPAQVRAAGQLPSGFEPSRFYRSVHHPRGLSMAIFAASDCLGDSGLTWDELRDRLDPDQVAVYAGNSIGQLDDEGWGGLLKSFVSGKRATSKQMPLGYGQMPADFLNAYVLGSVGGTGAALGACASFLYNLRLGVDDIRAGRRRVVMVGTSDAPITPEIIEGFRAMGALADDDSLRALDALELLTDADYQRACRPFARNCGFTMGESSQFLMLMDDALALEVGANLLGSVPDVFVNADGWKRSISAPGIGNYITLGKAASLVRDMLGENALRHRTFLHAHGTSTPKNRVTESHVFDLVAQAHGIEDWPVTAIKAFVGHSQGGAAGDQLASALGSFAHDLLPGIPTLDAVADDVHTDRLRFFRDPLAFEADAAFINAKGFGGNNATGVVLSPSVTERLLTARHGEAAMNDWRARRETTRENAAAYFRDADRGHFAPRYRFGEGVLEGPELDVSDDAIHIPGYARPVSLAVDNPFGRLDDGEDS, encoded by the coding sequence ATGGGCGGCGTGAATCCCGCCGGCCGTACCTCGGGCCATCAGGCGTTTCGCCGCACCGTGCTCGACGCCCTGCCCGAAGACGAACAGGCCCAGACCCTGCTCGGCCTGGCGGCGATGATGCGCCTGGCCGACGCCCAGGCCGACGGAGCCTGGCACGACGCCGACGGACACCCCATCGACGCCGCCACTCTCGTCGAGCGCACCCGCCAGCGCGTTCTGGACCACACCCTGATCCGCCGCATCGAGGATCCCCGCTTCAACGCCGAGGGCCTGCCCGCCAATCGCCGGGCGACGCTCGCGCTGGACGCGCCCCTGACCTTTCGCGTGCGCCGTCGCCAGTTGCCCGACGACCTGCCGCCGACCTGGCAGGTCCGCGAGATCGACCGCCGGAACATGGAGGTCACGGTACCGGCCGGCGAAATGGACGTCATGCTGCCCGAGACCCGGCCCGCCCAGGTGCGCGCCGCCGGCCAGTTGCCCTCGGGCTTCGAGCCCAGCCGCTTCTACCGCAGCGTGCATCACCCGCGCGGGCTCTCCATGGCGATCTTCGCCGCCAGCGACTGCCTGGGCGACAGCGGCCTGACCTGGGATGAACTGCGCGATCGCCTGGATCCCGACCAAGTCGCGGTATACGCCGGTAACTCCATCGGCCAGCTCGACGACGAAGGCTGGGGCGGGCTGCTCAAGAGCTTCGTCTCCGGCAAGCGGGCCACCTCCAAGCAGATGCCGCTGGGCTACGGGCAGATGCCCGCCGACTTCCTCAATGCCTATGTACTGGGCAGCGTGGGCGGTACAGGCGCAGCACTCGGCGCCTGCGCCAGCTTTCTCTACAACCTGCGCCTCGGCGTGGACGACATCCGCGCCGGACGTCGCCGCGTGGTCATGGTCGGCACCTCCGATGCGCCGATCACCCCGGAAATCATCGAGGGCTTTCGCGCCATGGGCGCGCTTGCCGATGACGACAGCCTGCGCGCCCTGGATGCCCTGGAACTGCTGACCGACGCCGACTACCAGCGCGCCTGCCGCCCCTTCGCGCGCAACTGCGGCTTCACCATGGGCGAATCCAGCCAGTTCCTGATGCTGATGGACGACGCCCTGGCCCTGGAAGTCGGCGCCAACCTCCTCGGCAGCGTGCCCGATGTCTTCGTCAACGCCGACGGCTGGAAACGTTCGATCTCGGCACCGGGTATCGGCAATTACATCACGCTCGGCAAGGCAGCCTCGCTGGTGCGCGACATGCTCGGCGAGAACGCCCTGCGGCACCGCACCTTCCTGCATGCCCACGGCACCAGCACGCCCAAGAATCGCGTCACCGAATCCCACGTCTTCGACCTGGTGGCCCAGGCGCATGGCATCGAGGACTGGCCGGTGACGGCCATCAAGGCCTTCGTCGGCCATTCCCAGGGTGGCGCCGCCGGCGACCAGCTGGCCAGCGCCCTGGGCAGCTTCGCCCATGACCTGCTGCCGGGCATCCCGACCCTCGATGCCGTGGCCGACGACGTCCACACCGACCGATTGCGTTTCTTCCGCGATCCCCTGGCCTTCGAGGCGGATGCCGCCTTCATCAACGCCAAGGGCTTCGGCGGCAACAACGCCACCGGGGTGGTGCTCTCGCCCAGCGTCACCGAGCGCCTGCTCACCGCCCGCCACGGCGAGGCCGCCATGAACGACTGGCGGGCCCGTCGCGAGACCACGCGGGAGAACGCCGCCGCCTACTTCCGCGATGCCGATCGCGGTCATTTCGCACCGCGTTATCGATTCGGCGAAGGCGTGCTAGAAGGTCCCGAGCTCGATGTCAGCGATGATGCCATCCATATCCCGGGCTATGCCCGGCCGGTTTCACTGGCCGTGGACAACCCCTTCGGCCGGCTCGACGACGGGGAGGATTCATGA
- the trmB gene encoding tRNA (guanine(46)-N(7))-methyltransferase TrmB yields the protein MTAHSRAITSNQPGPHRDLTRRVERALQHPLRKPVAEHTREAFERAEHWRGARERMPLILDAGCGVGLSTRRLASAHPECAVIGVDRSAERLSRDHGPLPDNALLVRADLVDFWRLALAEGWQPARHYLLYPNPYPKSVHLKMRWHGHPIFPAIPALGGRLELRSNWRLYVEEFALALQQATGVEAQVEAFEPEGEPLTPFEDKYRRSGQSLWRLVTELPHRPELLPVA from the coding sequence ATGACTGCACATTCCCGCGCCATCACCTCCAATCAGCCGGGTCCCCACCGGGATCTGACACGCCGTGTCGAGCGGGCGCTGCAACATCCGCTGCGCAAGCCCGTGGCCGAACATACCCGCGAGGCCTTCGAGCGGGCCGAGCACTGGCGCGGTGCCCGGGAGCGGATGCCGCTGATCCTCGATGCCGGCTGCGGGGTGGGGCTGTCGACCCGACGCCTGGCCAGCGCTCATCCCGAGTGTGCGGTGATCGGCGTCGACCGCAGTGCCGAGCGGCTGTCGCGGGATCATGGCCCGCTGCCCGATAACGCCCTGCTGGTGCGTGCCGACCTGGTCGATTTCTGGCGGCTGGCGCTGGCCGAGGGCTGGCAGCCGGCGCGGCATTATCTGCTGTATCCCAATCCCTATCCCAAGTCGGTGCATCTCAAGATGCGCTGGCATGGCCACCCGATCTTTCCGGCCATCCCGGCCCTGGGAGGTCGTCTCGAGTTGCGCTCCAACTGGCGGCTCTACGTCGAGGAGTTCGCTCTGGCACTGCAGCAGGCCACCGGCGTCGAGGCACAGGTCGAGGCCTTCGAGCCTGAAGGCGAGCCGCTGACGCCCTTCGAGGACAAGTACCGGCGCAGCGGTCAGTCACTCTGGCGGCTGGTGACCGAGTTGCCGCATCGTCCCGAGCTGCTGCCTGTCGCCTAA
- a CDS encoding aminoacyl-histidine dipeptidase has protein sequence MNSHLEQLAPRPLWRHFRTLCDTPRPSGHEAALVAHLEAWADGLGLAHDRDAFGNLRIRKPASPGHEKAPGVILQGHLDMVAQANADHPHDFTRDPIATYVEDGWLHARDTTLGADNGMGVAAALAILEDDDLVHGPLEALFTLEEESSMGGALNLAEDWLEGEILLNLDSEDRGQVYIGCAGGADVLVDAQLPTTGLDESEVSMRLALTGLTGGHSGLDIDKGRGNANRLLVRALRRLEDCDARLVDYHGGTLRNALPREAFATLALPAEELEAARTRLAALEQELRDELAGVDDGLQLTLGPSDAEDATALTHDASRLLVNALHVAPCGVERMSTAVPGVVETSNNLGVVRLEDGRFHLCALVRSLRDSARADIADRFHALFELIGARTRVENAYPGWTPAPESPLLARFCSLHRERLGVDPAVKVIHAGLECGILGAKYPALSMISFGPSIRGAHSPDERVEIDSVAEFWDMLRALVEDLASPAT, from the coding sequence ATGAACTCACATCTCGAGCAACTCGCGCCGCGCCCGCTGTGGCGCCATTTCCGCACCCTATGCGACACCCCGCGTCCTTCCGGCCATGAAGCGGCCCTGGTGGCGCACCTCGAAGCCTGGGCCGATGGGCTCGGCCTGGCGCACGATCGCGACGCCTTCGGCAACCTGCGAATCCGCAAGCCGGCCAGTCCCGGCCACGAGAAGGCGCCAGGCGTGATCCTGCAGGGACACCTGGACATGGTCGCCCAGGCCAACGCCGATCACCCCCACGACTTCACCCGCGATCCCATCGCGACCTATGTGGAGGACGGCTGGCTGCATGCGCGGGACACCACCCTGGGGGCCGACAACGGCATGGGCGTGGCGGCGGCGCTGGCGATCCTGGAGGACGACGACCTCGTGCACGGTCCGCTCGAGGCGCTGTTCACCCTGGAGGAAGAGTCCTCGATGGGCGGTGCCCTGAACCTGGCGGAAGACTGGCTCGAGGGCGAGATCCTGCTCAACCTCGATTCCGAGGACCGTGGCCAGGTCTACATCGGCTGCGCCGGTGGTGCCGATGTCCTGGTGGACGCGCAGTTGCCCACCACCGGGCTGGATGAGAGCGAAGTGTCGATGCGCCTCGCCTTGACCGGCCTGACCGGCGGGCACTCCGGTCTCGACATCGACAAGGGGCGCGGCAACGCCAATCGCCTGCTGGTGCGGGCGTTGCGTCGCCTCGAGGATTGCGATGCGCGTCTGGTCGACTACCACGGCGGCACCCTGCGCAATGCCCTGCCGCGCGAGGCCTTCGCCACCCTGGCGTTGCCCGCCGAGGAGCTGGAGGCCGCGCGAACGCGCCTGGCGGCCCTGGAGCAGGAACTGCGCGACGAGCTGGCCGGAGTCGACGATGGCCTGCAACTGACACTCGGCCCCAGCGATGCCGAGGATGCGACAGCCTTGACCCACGATGCCAGCCGCCTGCTGGTCAATGCCCTGCACGTAGCGCCCTGTGGCGTCGAGCGCATGAGCACCGCCGTGCCGGGCGTGGTGGAAACCTCCAACAACCTCGGTGTAGTGAGGCTGGAAGATGGGCGTTTTCACCTGTGCGCCCTGGTGCGCTCGCTGCGTGACAGCGCGCGTGCCGACATCGCCGACCGCTTCCATGCACTGTTCGAGCTGATCGGTGCGCGCACCCGGGTCGAGAATGCCTATCCCGGCTGGACGCCGGCGCCCGAGAGTCCGCTGCTGGCGCGTTTCTGCTCCCTGCACCGTGAACGGCTGGGCGTGGATCCGGCCGTCAAGGTGATCCACGCAGGCCTTGAGTGCGGCATTCTCGGCGCCAAGTACCCGGCCCTGTCGATGATCTCCTTCGGCCCGTCGATCCGAGGCGCGCACTCGCCGGATGAACGCGTGGAGATCGACTCGGTGGCAGAGTTCTGGGACATGCTGCGAGCCCTGGTCGAGGACCTGGCGAGCCCGGCGACTTGA
- a CDS encoding short-chain fatty acid transporter, protein MLKSLSRPAVKLVERYLPDPYIFVLLLTVIAAAAAIAVERQTPLAVLRFWGDGFWNLLAFSMQMLLVLVTGFMLANSPPVKRLLQRLAGLANNAGAAIVLVTLVSLAASWINWGFGLVVGALFAKELARQIRVDYRLLVASAYSGFIVWHGGLAGSVPLTIATEGHFAAEQIGIIGTSETIFSLFNLGIVVVLFIAMPLINRMMLPDDKDSVYIDPSLLEEDETRRVRITRPAERLENSVTLAWLVGIPGLLFLLDHFVLRGGGLNLNVVNFLFLFLAIVLHRTPRSLLESLHEAIKGGAGIVIQFPFYAGIMAIMVQSGLAGTLSSALISMASEASLPFWTFISAGIVNIFVPSGGGQWAVQAPVMLPAAEALGVDIPRIAMAVAWGDAWTNLLQPFWALPVLGIAGLKAKDIMGFCLIQLLLTGVIIAAGLTWL, encoded by the coding sequence ATGCTCAAGTCACTGTCGCGCCCAGCCGTCAAACTGGTCGAGCGGTACCTCCCTGATCCTTACATTTTCGTGCTGCTGCTGACGGTGATCGCCGCCGCCGCGGCCATCGCCGTCGAACGTCAGACGCCCCTGGCCGTTCTGCGCTTCTGGGGCGATGGATTCTGGAATCTGCTGGCGTTCTCGATGCAGATGCTGCTGGTGCTGGTCACCGGCTTCATGCTGGCCAACTCGCCTCCGGTCAAGCGCCTGTTGCAGCGCCTGGCCGGCCTGGCCAACAACGCCGGCGCCGCCATCGTGCTGGTGACCCTGGTGTCGCTGGCCGCCAGCTGGATCAACTGGGGCTTCGGCCTGGTGGTCGGCGCGCTGTTCGCCAAGGAGCTGGCCCGGCAGATTCGCGTCGACTATCGACTGCTGGTCGCCAGCGCCTACTCGGGCTTCATCGTCTGGCATGGCGGGCTGGCCGGCTCGGTGCCCCTGACCATCGCCACCGAGGGTCATTTCGCCGCCGAACAGATCGGCATCATCGGCACCTCCGAGACCATCTTCTCGCTGTTCAATCTCGGCATCGTGGTGGTGCTGTTCATCGCCATGCCGCTGATCAATCGCATGATGCTGCCCGACGACAAGGACAGCGTGTACATCGACCCGAGCCTGCTGGAAGAGGACGAGACGCGACGCGTGCGCATCACCCGGCCGGCCGAGCGCCTCGAGAACAGCGTGACCCTGGCCTGGCTGGTGGGTATCCCGGGACTGCTGTTCCTGCTCGACCACTTCGTGCTGCGCGGCGGCGGCCTCAACCTCAATGTGGTCAACTTCCTCTTCCTGTTCCTGGCCATCGTCTTGCACCGCACGCCCCGCAGCCTGTTAGAAAGCCTGCACGAGGCGATCAAGGGCGGTGCCGGCATCGTCATCCAGTTTCCCTTCTACGCCGGGATCATGGCGATCATGGTGCAATCCGGCCTGGCCGGGACACTCTCCAGCGCGCTGATCTCGATGGCCTCGGAAGCCTCGCTGCCCTTCTGGACCTTCATCAGCGCCGGCATCGTCAACATCTTCGTGCCCTCCGGCGGCGGCCAGTGGGCCGTCCAGGCGCCGGTCATGCTGCCGGCCGCCGAAGCGCTGGGCGTGGACATTCCCCGCATCGCCATGGCCGTCGCCTGGGGTGATGCCTGGACCAACCTGCTGCAACCCTTCTGGGCCCTGCCGGTACTCGGCATCGCCGGCCTCAAGGCCAAGGACATCATGGGGTTCTGCCTGATCCAGTTGCTGCTGACGGGGGTCATCATCGCCGCCGGCCTGACCTGGCTCTAG
- a CDS encoding MATE family efflux transporter translates to MSSSASAQRRVWSLAWPIILSNITVPLLGLVDTAVVGHLPNSRYLAAVTLGATLFGFLYWGFGFLRMGTTGLTSQAAGRGDDEGVRNLLGQSMLLALGIGLVLILAGGPLVEFGLWLLDGSAEATALASEYARIRLWSAPAVLANYAILGWFLGQQNSRVTLIILVLTNAVNILLDLFFVVGLGMTSDGVAWATVIADYSALTVGLWLVSRQLSRLGGHFRRERLLRLDAYAELFQVNANLFVRTLGLLFAMAFFTAQGAAQGDTILAANAVLLQFIMLTSYGLDGFAHAAEALTGHAVGRGRWREFAQAVRGAARFSLLTAGAAALAFALGGHWLIALLTGLPDVRANAGEYLPWVVAMPLIAVWSYLLDGVFIGATAIREMRNSIFIGLAVYLPVWWLTQPLGNHGLWLAFTVFTTTRSAVLIAYYRHYRRWHWRDA, encoded by the coding sequence GTGTCCTCTTCCGCTTCCGCCCAGCGGCGCGTCTGGTCGCTGGCCTGGCCGATCATTCTCTCCAACATCACCGTACCGCTGCTCGGTCTGGTCGACACCGCCGTGGTCGGCCACTTGCCGAATTCCCGCTATCTGGCCGCGGTCACGCTCGGCGCGACCCTGTTCGGCTTTCTCTACTGGGGCTTCGGTTTCTTGCGCATGGGCACTACCGGCCTGACCTCCCAGGCCGCGGGGCGCGGTGACGACGAGGGCGTACGCAACCTGCTGGGCCAGTCGATGCTGCTGGCACTGGGCATCGGGCTCGTGCTGATCCTGGCGGGCGGTCCGCTGGTCGAATTCGGCCTATGGCTGCTGGACGGCAGTGCCGAAGCCACGGCGCTGGCCAGCGAGTATGCGCGAATTCGCCTGTGGTCGGCGCCGGCGGTGCTGGCCAACTACGCCATTCTCGGCTGGTTCCTCGGTCAGCAGAATTCCCGGGTGACGCTGATCATCCTGGTGCTGACCAATGCCGTGAACATCCTGCTCGACCTGTTCTTCGTGGTCGGGCTCGGCATGACCAGCGACGGCGTGGCCTGGGCCACGGTCATCGCCGACTACAGTGCCCTGACGGTCGGGCTCTGGCTGGTCAGCCGTCAGCTTAGCCGTCTCGGCGGCCACTTCCGACGCGAACGCCTCCTGCGGCTCGACGCCTACGCCGAACTCTTTCAGGTCAACGCCAATCTCTTCGTGCGCACCCTGGGGCTGCTGTTCGCCATGGCCTTCTTCACCGCCCAGGGCGCGGCCCAGGGCGACACCATCCTGGCCGCCAACGCCGTCTTGTTGCAGTTCATCATGCTCACGTCCTATGGCCTGGACGGCTTCGCCCACGCCGCCGAGGCCTTGACCGGCCATGCCGTGGGTCGTGGCCGCTGGCGGGAATTCGCCCAGGCAGTGCGCGGCGCGGCCCGCTTCTCGCTGCTGACCGCCGGCGCCGCCGCCCTGGCCTTCGCGCTGGGTGGTCACTGGTTGATCGCGCTGCTCACCGGCCTGCCCGATGTCCGCGCCAACGCCGGCGAGTACCTGCCCTGGGTGGTGGCCATGCCGCTGATCGCGGTATGGAGTTACTTGCTGGACGGTGTGTTCATCGGCGCCACGGCGATCCGCGAGATGCGCAACAGCATCTTCATCGGCCTGGCGGTCTACCTGCCCGTCTGGTGGCTCACCCAACCACTCGGCAATCACGGCTTGTGGCTGGCCTTCACCGTCTTCACCACGACACGCTCGGCCGTGTTGATCGCCTATTATCGGCACTATCGTCGGTGGCACTGGCGCGACGCTTGA
- a CDS encoding entericidin A/B family lipoprotein produces MKRTLSLMMVTLFTLSLLAGCNTVRGVGQDIEQGGEAIQQSSS; encoded by the coding sequence ATGAAACGGACCCTTTCTCTGATGATGGTCACCCTGTTCACTCTGTCGCTGCTCGCGGGGTGCAATACCGTGAGGGGCGTCGGTCAGGACATCGAGCAGGGCGGCGAGGCTATCCAGCAGTCGTCTTCCTGA